The Lactuca sativa cultivar Salinas chromosome 2, Lsat_Salinas_v11, whole genome shotgun sequence genome includes a window with the following:
- the LOC111876680 gene encoding protein GAMETE EXPRESSED 3 isoform X1 gives MSLTLEVFSILILFIFRLVSAASESGFLNLPSYQHFISDKDRPTKSLRLSNPLIGDDQKIYTCLEKNLMIFHNTGSISRMIPLNYTCNLGITPVLGASRKIVYLVAGNRVLRVDTTNTRISKNATQVFLGPETGVEGMNEIIGLSISITSFCVLVTIKRTGLFAYSYDGKLRWSTGPVITQSKKYRQGCWKNFTDCFFDSAPVIDHCDANIYVWNNQGELYAVSIRSPHFKWIQNLSSFGKNLTVTAGNNGKVYITVADRAIVLGLDAGTGSVVWTQNIGPLSTQDPDPVVDISGWISIGSLDGFLYSISPSGTLKKFPEKTVIWMQRIYVNDTVMVVNPVLDCSGYAVYISQRKFEGKISQIIGEYTYVSAGTPLNADFKLVVPTTGSVYWNASYPGSVSNLFYESDLRHFLLDESVLLAFLSVSDTGNPFPCFGTQEKHALRCSMMETKHVTLYTGNEKAIILFLFFETILMIVLVGLVQFCCIFWMKKKVKNQDLAKFLEKRKSLRIQKKVFDRTITELQKKAASNEEIEQLGDLVREREDIERKLSTTYSLGKDTTTQESKSLIPLSDKKSGSLSFKSGRRKESMATISNSSLEDDSDDDNEVEEGELKGKGSMEIESFSDDEALNIVQTQVKILDEGDNQRDLPTGGGSMRRRPLSLRSTK, from the exons ATGTCTCTTACTCTTGAAGTTTTCAGTATTCTTATACTGTTCATTTTCCGATTAGTTTCTGCTGCCTCGGAGTCTGGTTTTCTTAATCTCCCGTCGTATCAACACTTTATATCAG ATAAAGATCGACCAACTAAATCACTCAGGCTATCAAACCCTTTGATTGGTGATGATCAGAAGATTTACACATGTCTGGAAAAGAACTTGATGATTTTCCATAACACCGGCTCCATTTCCAGGATGATACCTCTGAATTACACATGCAATCTTGGTATAACGCCAGTTCTTGGAGCTTCAAGAAAGATA GTGTATTTGGTTGCAGGGAACAGAGTTCTAAGAGTCGATACTACCAACACCCGAATTTCTAAAAATGCTACACAAGTGTTTTTGGGTCCAGAAACAGGTGTAGAAGGGATGAATGAGATTATTGGGCTCTCAATAAGCATAACCAGTTTTTGTGTACTTGTGACTATAAAAAGAACGGGACTCTTTGCTTACAGTTACGATGGGAAACTAAGGTGGAGTACTGGACCTGTAATTACTCAATCAAAGAAGTATCGCCAAGGTTGTTGGAAAAACTTCACAGACTGCTTTTTTGATTCAGCCCCTGTCATCGATCATTGTGATGCTAACATTTAT GTGTGGAATAATCAAGGGGAACTGTATGCAGTGTCAATTCGTAGTCCACATTTTAAGTGGATTCAGAATCTTAGCTCATTTGGGAAGAATTTAACAGTTACAGCTGGAAACAATGGGAAAGTGTATATCACTGTAGCAGATAGAGCCATTGTTCTTGGTTTAGATGCTGGAACTGGAAGCGTTGTATGGACGCAAAATATAGGGCCATTAAGCACACAAGACCCTGATCCAGTTGTTGATATCAGTGGTTGGATATCTATCGGTTCATTGGATGGGTTTCTGTATTCAATTTCACCATCTGGGACTCTTAAGAAATTCCCAGAGAAAACTGTTATATGGATGCAAAGAATATATGTCAATGATACAGTGATGGTAGTTAATCCGGTTCTTGATTGCTCTGGATATGCGGTTTATATTTCTCAGAGAAAATTCGAGGGAAAGATTAGCCAAATCATTGGTGAATACACTTATGTTTCAGCAGGGACGCCATTGAATGCCGATTTCAAGTTGGTTGTTCCTACAACAGGATCTGTGTATTGGAATGCAAGCTATCCTG GTTCGGTGTCAAACTTATTCTACGAGAGTGATCTGAGGCATTTTCTTCTTGATGAGAGTGTACTTCTTGCTTTTCTTTCTGTTTCAg ATACTGGGAACCCATTTCCATGCTTTGGCACAC AAGAGAAGCATGCATTAAGATGTTCAATGATGGAAACCAAGCATGTTACACTCTACACAGGCAATGAGAAAGCAATTATATTATTTCTCTTCTTTGAAACAATACTAATGATAGTACTAGTAGGCCTGGTACAATTTTGTTgcatattttggatgaaaaagaagGTTAAAAACCAAGATCTTGCCAAGTTCCTTGAAAAAAGA AAATCGCTTCGGATTCAAAAGAAAGTGTTTGATAGGACAATAACCGAGCTTCAGAAAAAAGCAGCATCGAATGAAGAGATTGAACAACTCGGGGATTTGGTGAGAGAAAGAGAAGACATAGAGAGGAAGCTTTCCACCACTTACAGTTTAGGAAAAGATACGACGacccaagaatcaaaatccctaATTCCACTCTCTGATAAGAAATCCGGGAGCTTGTCTTTTAAAAGTGGAAGAAGGAAAGAAAGTATGGCGACTATTAGTAACAGTTCTTTGGAGGATGATAGCGATGATGATAATGAAGTTGAGGAAGGAGAATTGAAGGGTAAGGGTTCTATGGAGATAGAAAGTTTTAGTGATGATGAGGCTTTAAACATTGTTCAAACACAAGTGAAGATTCTTGATGAGGGAGATAACCAGAGAGATTTGCCAACTGGTGGTGGGAGTATGCGAAGGAGACCATTATCTTTAAGAAGTACGAAGTAA
- the LOC111876680 gene encoding protein GAMETE EXPRESSED 3 isoform X2 — translation MIFHNTGSISRMIPLNYTCNLGITPVLGASRKIVYLVAGNRVLRVDTTNTRISKNATQVFLGPETGVEGMNEIIGLSISITSFCVLVTIKRTGLFAYSYDGKLRWSTGPVITQSKKYRQGCWKNFTDCFFDSAPVIDHCDANIYVWNNQGELYAVSIRSPHFKWIQNLSSFGKNLTVTAGNNGKVYITVADRAIVLGLDAGTGSVVWTQNIGPLSTQDPDPVVDISGWISIGSLDGFLYSISPSGTLKKFPEKTVIWMQRIYVNDTVMVVNPVLDCSGYAVYISQRKFEGKISQIIGEYTYVSAGTPLNADFKLVVPTTGSVYWNASYPGSVSNLFYESDLRHFLLDESVLLAFLSVSDTGNPFPCFGTQEKHALRCSMMETKHVTLYTGNEKAIILFLFFETILMIVLVGLVQFCCIFWMKKKVKNQDLAKFLEKRKSLRIQKKVFDRTITELQKKAASNEEIEQLGDLVREREDIERKLSTTYSLGKDTTTQESKSLIPLSDKKSGSLSFKSGRRKESMATISNSSLEDDSDDDNEVEEGELKGKGSMEIESFSDDEALNIVQTQVKILDEGDNQRDLPTGGGSMRRRPLSLRSTK, via the exons ATGATTTTCCATAACACCGGCTCCATTTCCAGGATGATACCTCTGAATTACACATGCAATCTTGGTATAACGCCAGTTCTTGGAGCTTCAAGAAAGATA GTGTATTTGGTTGCAGGGAACAGAGTTCTAAGAGTCGATACTACCAACACCCGAATTTCTAAAAATGCTACACAAGTGTTTTTGGGTCCAGAAACAGGTGTAGAAGGGATGAATGAGATTATTGGGCTCTCAATAAGCATAACCAGTTTTTGTGTACTTGTGACTATAAAAAGAACGGGACTCTTTGCTTACAGTTACGATGGGAAACTAAGGTGGAGTACTGGACCTGTAATTACTCAATCAAAGAAGTATCGCCAAGGTTGTTGGAAAAACTTCACAGACTGCTTTTTTGATTCAGCCCCTGTCATCGATCATTGTGATGCTAACATTTAT GTGTGGAATAATCAAGGGGAACTGTATGCAGTGTCAATTCGTAGTCCACATTTTAAGTGGATTCAGAATCTTAGCTCATTTGGGAAGAATTTAACAGTTACAGCTGGAAACAATGGGAAAGTGTATATCACTGTAGCAGATAGAGCCATTGTTCTTGGTTTAGATGCTGGAACTGGAAGCGTTGTATGGACGCAAAATATAGGGCCATTAAGCACACAAGACCCTGATCCAGTTGTTGATATCAGTGGTTGGATATCTATCGGTTCATTGGATGGGTTTCTGTATTCAATTTCACCATCTGGGACTCTTAAGAAATTCCCAGAGAAAACTGTTATATGGATGCAAAGAATATATGTCAATGATACAGTGATGGTAGTTAATCCGGTTCTTGATTGCTCTGGATATGCGGTTTATATTTCTCAGAGAAAATTCGAGGGAAAGATTAGCCAAATCATTGGTGAATACACTTATGTTTCAGCAGGGACGCCATTGAATGCCGATTTCAAGTTGGTTGTTCCTACAACAGGATCTGTGTATTGGAATGCAAGCTATCCTG GTTCGGTGTCAAACTTATTCTACGAGAGTGATCTGAGGCATTTTCTTCTTGATGAGAGTGTACTTCTTGCTTTTCTTTCTGTTTCAg ATACTGGGAACCCATTTCCATGCTTTGGCACAC AAGAGAAGCATGCATTAAGATGTTCAATGATGGAAACCAAGCATGTTACACTCTACACAGGCAATGAGAAAGCAATTATATTATTTCTCTTCTTTGAAACAATACTAATGATAGTACTAGTAGGCCTGGTACAATTTTGTTgcatattttggatgaaaaagaagGTTAAAAACCAAGATCTTGCCAAGTTCCTTGAAAAAAGA AAATCGCTTCGGATTCAAAAGAAAGTGTTTGATAGGACAATAACCGAGCTTCAGAAAAAAGCAGCATCGAATGAAGAGATTGAACAACTCGGGGATTTGGTGAGAGAAAGAGAAGACATAGAGAGGAAGCTTTCCACCACTTACAGTTTAGGAAAAGATACGACGacccaagaatcaaaatccctaATTCCACTCTCTGATAAGAAATCCGGGAGCTTGTCTTTTAAAAGTGGAAGAAGGAAAGAAAGTATGGCGACTATTAGTAACAGTTCTTTGGAGGATGATAGCGATGATGATAATGAAGTTGAGGAAGGAGAATTGAAGGGTAAGGGTTCTATGGAGATAGAAAGTTTTAGTGATGATGAGGCTTTAAACATTGTTCAAACACAAGTGAAGATTCTTGATGAGGGAGATAACCAGAGAGATTTGCCAACTGGTGGTGGGAGTATGCGAAGGAGACCATTATCTTTAAGAAGTACGAAGTAA
- the LOC111876679 gene encoding probable isoprenylcysteine alpha-carbonyl methylesterase ICMEL2 codes for MKTTNNPTFGSGTRRRNSSNVSPVINSDQCLPPSESFSLDLIHAATETYLIIGLIFTLISYLGVGRNKSRAVSLLVYTSLISPGLLKVAYQFCLSTHIRRSVVYGDQPRNRLDLFLPKDKDGPKPVIIFVTGGAWMIGYKGLGALFALPLAERDIIVASLDYRNYPQGTISDMVEDISQGISFVCKNIAEYGGDPNRIYVMGQSAGAHISSCVLFQQAIKESKGETISWSVSQIKAYFGLSGVYNLPSLVEHFDSRGFHRSILLSIMEGEESLKRFSPEILIEDPSVMNAVSKFPHVILFHGTADYSIPADASISFVASLNRVGVRAELKLCNGKSHTDLFVQNALRGGKDEVFDYIVDYIHGGDADALAKVATAPPRKRLCPEPMLMLASMFSPF; via the exons ATGAAGACAACCAACAACCCTACCTTTGGCAGTGGCACGAGACGGAGAAACTCCAGTAATGTTTCGCCGGTGATAAATTCTGATCAATGCCTACCTCCATCAGAATCCTTCAGTCTCGATTTGATACATGCTGCTACTGAAACTTATTTAATAATTGGTCTTATTTTTACTCTCATCAGCTATCTCGG GGTAGGCCGAAATAAGTCGAGGGCTGTTTCCCTCTTGGTTTACACATCGCTGATATCACCTGGCTTGCTCAAAG TTGCATATCAATTTTGCCTCTCAACCCATATCCGTAGAAGTGTGGTTTATGGTGATCAGCCTAGAAATAG ATTGGATCTATTCTTACCAAAAGATAAAGATGGCCCGAAACCTGTCATTATCTTTGTGACTGGTGGAGCATGGATGATAGG ATATAAAGGATTGGGTGCCCTTTTCGCTCTTCCGTTAGCAGAAAGGGATATCATAGTGGCATCTCTTGACTACAG GAACTATCCTCAGGGTACAATAAGTGATATGGTTGAAGATATTTCTCAAGGAATATCTTTTGTGTGCAAAAACATTGCTGAATATGGAGGTGATCCAAATAG GATTTATGTAATGGGACAATCTGCTGGTGCCCATATATCTTCTTGTGTACTCTTTCAGCAGGCCATTAAGGAATCCAAAGGAGAGACCATCTCTTGGAGTGTCTCTCAGATCAAAGCTTATTTTGGTTTATCTGGAGT CTACAATCTACCAAGTCTAGTTGAACATTTTGATAGCCGAGGCTTCCACCGCTCTATACTTTTAAG tatCATGGAGGGGGAGGAATCGTTGAAACGTTTTTCTCCTGAAATCTTGATTGAAGATCCAAGTGTTATGAATGCTGTTTCTAAATTTCCCCATGTTATCCTTTTCCATGGAACTGCAGACTATTCAATACCAGCAGATGCAAG TATAAGTTTTGTTGCGAGTCTTAACAGAGTTGGTGTGAGAGCTGAGTTGAAACTATGCAATGGGAAAAGCCATACAGATTTATTTGTTCAA AATGCTCTAAGAGGGGGTAAAGATGAGGTATTTGATTACATTGTTGATTACATACATGGTGGTGATGCTGATGCACTTGCTAAGGTTGCTACAGCACCTCCAAGAAAACGCCTTTGTCCAGAACCCATGTTGATGTTAGCTTCCATGTTCAGCCCCTTTTAA